In a genomic window of Caloenas nicobarica isolate bCalNic1 chromosome 1, bCalNic1.hap1, whole genome shotgun sequence:
- the NPTXR gene encoding neuronal pentraxin receptor produces the protein MLAFLGAIICIIASVHPAGTAAPAAAPAADNDSAAAALLPAADKGLGALHGPAEALASAGPRLPGGPPPPLFSRFVCTPLSAECPATGPGPASGPGPEELLALRSAAAELRRTALEQKERIRMDQETIRELTGKLSRCEGGLRTAAAAVPPAAGLRAAPRPGTMGHPPAEPPAVRELEEAVRALQDRIDRIEQELPARTNGSAPTAPALARDVLHTKMEQLEEQLLSKILTLQKERQAASTDRSQQQHNIEKELNSLQNRVMELEHGPPGYSPPDAFKVTIPVQNNYMYARMKKSLPELYAFTICMWLKSKALDGLGTPFSYSVPSQANEIVLLEWGSNPLELLINDKVAQLPLSLKDKTWHHVCVAWTTRDGKWSAYQDGEQRAAGENLASWHAIKPQGVIILGQEQDTLGGRFDATQAFVGELAQFGVWDHMLAPAEILGLANCTSHLQGNVIQWDDQAVEVFGGASKAGFAACEEGRKE, from the exons ATGCTGGCTTTCCTGGGGGCCATCATCTGCATCATCGCCAGCGTCCACCCGGCCGGcaccgccgctcccgccgccgcccccgccgccgacAATGactcggccgccgccgcgctcctgCCCGCCGCCGACAAGGGGCTGGGAGCGCTGCACGGCCCCGCCGAGGCTCTGGCCAGCGCCGGGCCGCGTCTGCCgggggggccgccgccgccgctcttCAGCCGCTTCGTCTGCACGCCCCTGAGCGCCGAGTGCCCGGCgaccggccccggccccgccagcggccccggccccgAGGAGCTGCTGGCGCTGCGGAGCGCGGCGGCTGAGCTGCGCCGCACGGCGCTGGAGCAGAAGGAGCGGATCCGCATGGACCAAGAGACCATCCGGGAGCTCACCGGCAAGCTCAGCCGCTGCGAGGGCGGCCTGCgaaccgccgccgccgccgtcccccccgccgccgggctccgcgccgccccgcgccccggcacCATGGGCCACCCCCCGGCCGAGCCGCCCGCCGtgcgggagctggaggaggccgTCCGTGCCCTCCAGGACCGCATCGACCGGATAGAG caggagctgccagcccGCACCAACGGCTCGGCGCCCACCGCCCCGGCGCTTGCCCGCGACGTCCTCCACACCAAgatggagcagctggaggagcagctcctctccaaGATCCTGACCCTGCAGAAGGAGCGCCAGGCCGCCAGCACTGAccgcagccagcagcagcacaacatCGAGAAGGAGCTGAACTCCCTCCAGAACCGGGTGATGGAGCTGGAGCATG GACCACCAGGCTATAGCCCTCCCGATGCCTTCAAGGTGACCATCCCGGTGCAGAACAACTACATGTACGCCCGCATGAAGAAGAGCTTGCCAGAGCTGTATGCCTTCACCATCTGCATGTGGTTGAAGTCCAAGGCCTTGGATGGGCTTGGCACACCATTCTCCTACTCTGTCCCAAGCCAAGCCAACGAGATCGTGCTGCTGGAGTGGGGCAGCAACCCCCTGGAACTGCTCATCAATGACAAG GTCGCCCAGCTGCCACTGAGCCTGAAGGACAAGACTTGGCACCACGTCTGCGTGGCGTGGACCACTCGGGACGGCAAGTGGTCGGCGTACCAGGACGGTGAGCAGCGGGCTGCCGGTGAGAACCTGGCCTCCTGGCATGCCATCAAGCCCCAGGGCGTCATCATCCTGGGCCAGGAGCAG GACACGCTGGGTGGCCGCTTCGACGCCACGCAGGCCTTCGTGGGGGAGCTGGCCCAGTTTGGCGTGTGGGACCACATGCTGGCACCGGCGGAGATCCTGGGTTTGGCCAACTGCACCTCCCACCTCCAAGGCAATGTGATCCAGTGGGATGACCAGGCAGTGGAGGTCTTTGGGGGCGCCAGCAAGGCAGGCTTTGCTGCCTgcgaggaagggaggaaggagtga